In Propionicimonas paludicola, a single window of DNA contains:
- a CDS encoding Mrp/NBP35 family ATP-binding protein — MSTELVAAVNAALATVIDPEIHRPITELDMVDALSVDEAGVASLTILLTITGCPMANTIESDVREKVTSVPGISGVNLTMSAMNDEQRTELKRKLRGGANERDIPFSKADSTTQVILVASGKGGVGKSSVTVNLAMALANEGRSVGVLDADIYGHSIPQMLGLMESWPTSVDGMILPVPTMGLKVISIGMMKESRDQVIAWRGPILDRALQQFLADVYWGDLDYLIVDLPPGTGDVALSLGQKLPNAEVLVVTTPQQAAAEVAERAGTMASMLDQKVLGVVENMAYLEVTCSHGETQRVAVFGTGGGAEVAATLTKRLGYDVPLLAEVPMDPAVSAGGDDGLPLVATDPTRPAAQALTGLAQRIVARRPSLAGRKLGLTPVS; from the coding sequence ATGTCCACCGAACTCGTAGCCGCTGTCAACGCTGCCCTGGCCACCGTCATCGACCCGGAGATCCATCGTCCGATCACCGAGCTCGACATGGTGGACGCGCTGAGCGTGGACGAGGCCGGCGTCGCCTCGCTGACCATCCTGCTGACCATCACCGGCTGTCCGATGGCGAACACCATCGAGTCCGACGTCCGCGAGAAGGTCACCTCGGTGCCGGGGATCAGCGGAGTCAACCTGACCATGTCGGCCATGAACGACGAGCAGCGGACCGAGCTCAAGCGCAAGCTGCGCGGTGGTGCCAATGAGCGGGACATCCCGTTCAGCAAGGCCGACTCGACTACCCAGGTGATCCTGGTGGCCTCCGGCAAGGGCGGGGTGGGCAAGAGCTCGGTCACGGTGAACCTGGCCATGGCCCTGGCCAACGAGGGCCGTTCGGTGGGCGTCCTGGACGCCGACATCTACGGCCACTCGATCCCGCAGATGCTGGGCCTGATGGAGTCCTGGCCGACCTCGGTGGACGGCATGATCCTGCCGGTGCCGACCATGGGCCTGAAGGTGATCAGCATCGGGATGATGAAGGAGTCTCGCGACCAGGTGATCGCCTGGCGTGGCCCGATCCTGGATCGCGCCCTGCAGCAGTTCCTGGCCGACGTGTACTGGGGCGATCTGGACTACCTGATCGTCGACCTGCCGCCAGGCACCGGCGATGTGGCGCTCTCGCTGGGCCAGAAGCTGCCCAATGCCGAGGTGCTGGTCGTCACCACTCCGCAGCAGGCTGCCGCAGAGGTGGCCGAGCGGGCCGGGACGATGGCCTCGATGCTGGACCAGAAGGTGCTCGGCGTCGTGGAGAATATGGCCTACCTTGAGGTGACCTGCTCGCACGGGGAGACCCAGCGGGTGGCCGTCTTCGGTACCGGTGGTGGTGCCGAGGTGGCCGCGACCCTGACCAAGCGGCTCGGCTACGACGTCCCGCTGCTGGCCGAGGTGCCGATGGATCCGGCCGTGTCGGCCGGTGGTGATGACGGGCTGCCGCTGGTGGCCACCGATCCCACCCGTCCGGCGGCCCAGGCGCTGACCGGTCTGGCCCAGCGGATCGTGGCTCGTCGGCCCAGCCTGGCCGGGCGCAAACTGGGCCTGACTCCGGTCAGCTGA
- a CDS encoding DUF1003 domain-containing protein, producing the protein MAKQDRLDTPGRRSAWLPRLRMDQDTFGSFAETFARWMGTANFIIWMTIVIIIWLIWNVNDPNAPDRWPFAFLTLALSLQASYAAPLILLAQNRQEARDRVSLEHDRQVAAQSRADMDFLAREIASLRMRMNDVATRDFIRSELRDLLAELSEDPEQERPAK; encoded by the coding sequence ATGGCTAAGCAGGATCGTCTGGATACTCCGGGCCGGCGCTCAGCCTGGCTGCCCCGGCTGCGGATGGATCAGGACACCTTCGGCAGCTTCGCGGAGACCTTCGCCCGCTGGATGGGCACCGCGAACTTCATCATCTGGATGACGATCGTGATCATCATCTGGCTGATCTGGAACGTCAACGACCCGAACGCTCCGGACCGCTGGCCGTTCGCCTTCCTGACCTTGGCGCTGTCCCTGCAGGCCTCCTACGCCGCCCCGCTGATCCTGTTGGCGCAGAACCGGCAGGAAGCCCGCGACCGGGTCAGCCTCGAGCACGACCGTCAGGTGGCCGCCCAGTCCCGGGCCGACATGGACTTCCTGGCCCGCGAGATCGCCTCGCTGCGGATGCGGATGAACGACGTCGCCACCCGCGACTTCATTCGCTCGGAGTTGCGTGATCTGCTGGCCGAGTTGAGCGAGGATCCCGAGCAGGAGAGACCGGCCAAGTAG
- a CDS encoding magnesium transporter MgtE N-terminal domain-containing protein, whose translation MTATSSIFVSRIRGLPMLDPNGEQVGKVRDVVIQNRSGNRPPKVKGLVVELFALRRIFFPMERVRSVDPNQVIISGLVNTRRFEVRDREMLVADQLFDRTVQRADSPVPETIFDVGIRHTRGRDWELAEVALRQADRRPFQRSHVTIVDWSEVPDFLDRPAPRDAEQQVMRLSELKPADVARELHDMDPGLRAAVVEAMDDDRLAEALEELPEDEQVDVIAAMDTERAADVLEEMDPDDAADLIAELEPTLAETILQRMEPEDAKDVRTLLSYDAATAGGLMNPEPVVLGIDATVADALASVRREEVTPAMAALAFVCRSPLDTPTGRYVGAVHIQRLLREPPSILVASLIDPDISPLTPQSNVAQVSRYFATYDLVCAPVVDADRRLIGAITVDDVLDHILPNDWRGVQLDRLDVEVSNG comes from the coding sequence GTGACTGCGACTTCATCGATCTTCGTTTCGAGGATCAGGGGGCTGCCCATGCTCGACCCGAACGGGGAGCAGGTGGGCAAGGTTCGTGACGTTGTCATCCAGAATCGTTCCGGCAATAGACCGCCCAAGGTGAAAGGGCTGGTCGTCGAGCTCTTCGCCTTGCGACGCATCTTCTTCCCGATGGAGCGGGTGCGGTCGGTCGACCCGAACCAGGTGATCATTTCCGGCCTGGTGAACACGCGCCGCTTCGAGGTGCGCGACCGCGAGATGCTGGTCGCCGATCAGCTGTTCGACCGCACCGTCCAGCGTGCCGATTCGCCGGTCCCGGAGACGATCTTCGACGTCGGCATCCGGCACACTCGCGGCCGGGACTGGGAGTTGGCCGAGGTGGCGCTGCGGCAGGCCGACCGGCGTCCCTTCCAGCGCAGCCATGTCACCATCGTCGACTGGTCCGAGGTGCCCGACTTCCTGGATCGTCCGGCTCCCCGTGACGCCGAGCAGCAGGTGATGCGGCTGTCGGAACTGAAGCCCGCCGACGTGGCCCGAGAGCTGCACGACATGGATCCGGGCTTGCGTGCCGCTGTGGTCGAGGCCATGGACGACGACCGGCTGGCCGAGGCGCTGGAGGAGTTGCCCGAGGACGAGCAGGTCGACGTGATTGCGGCCATGGACACCGAGCGAGCAGCGGACGTCCTGGAGGAGATGGATCCTGACGACGCGGCCGACCTGATCGCCGAGTTGGAGCCGACTCTGGCCGAGACGATTCTGCAGCGAATGGAGCCCGAGGACGCCAAGGACGTGCGAACCCTGCTGTCCTACGACGCCGCCACCGCCGGTGGTCTGATGAACCCCGAGCCGGTGGTGCTCGGCATCGACGCCACTGTTGCGGACGCGCTGGCCTCAGTGCGTCGCGAAGAGGTGACCCCGGCCATGGCCGCCTTGGCCTTCGTCTGCCGCTCGCCGCTGGACACTCCGACCGGGCGCTATGTGGGCGCGGTCCACATTCAGCGGCTGCTCCGCGAACCGCCGTCGATCCTGGTGGCCAGCCTGATCGACCCGGACATCAGCCCGCTCACCCCGCAAAGCAATGTGGCCCAGGTGAGCCGATATTTCGCGACCTATGACTTGGTCTGTGCACCCGTGGTGGACGCCGATCGCCGACTGATCGGGGCGATCACCGTTGACGACGTGCTGGACCACATCCTGCCCAATGACTGGCGCGGGGTGCAGCTGGACCGACTGGATGTGGAGGTGAGCAATGGCTAA
- a CDS encoding sec-independent translocase, with amino-acid sequence MFNLDWSEVLVLLVLAVIIFGPEKLPELARKSGRIVRYLRTIANDATGRLQAELGPEFADLDLRNPREMVTKHLIEPVQAELEPLKAELEPVKAGLNPSGSLAEAPSEVLLEVDEAPSTVAFDPEAT; translated from the coding sequence GTGTTCAACCTGGACTGGAGCGAGGTTCTGGTCCTGCTGGTCCTGGCGGTCATCATCTTCGGGCCGGAGAAGCTGCCTGAACTGGCCCGGAAGTCCGGCCGGATCGTCCGCTATCTGCGCACGATCGCCAACGACGCCACCGGACGGCTGCAGGCCGAACTCGGGCCGGAGTTCGCCGACCTAGATCTGCGCAATCCGCGGGAAATGGTCACCAAGCACCTGATCGAGCCGGTCCAGGCCGAGCTGGAGCCGCTGAAGGCGGAGTTGGAGCCGGTGAAGGCCGGGCTCAACCCGTCCGGCTCGCTCGCCGAGGCGCCGTCCGAGGTTCTGCTCGAGGTGGACGAAGCACCGTCAACTGTTGCCTTCGACCCGGAAGCCACCTGA
- the dapA gene encoding 4-hydroxy-tetrahydrodipicolinate synthase produces MTSLPFGRIITAMVTPFAPDGSLNLDEARRLAAHLVDQQGNDALVINGTTGESPTTSDAEKLALLQAVVAEVGDRAKVIAGVGTFDTAHTIELAAQAEQAGVDGLLVVTPYYSRPPQDAVADHFLTVAEATTTPIVIYDIPHRTGIPVETPTLIQIAAHPRIVAVKDAKGNPVASSQVIAATGLAYYAGDDAMTLPLLSVGGVGVVGTSTHFTGRGTRALVEAYLAGDVQGAIELHQQLLPVYQGVFATQGCLLVKAGLAARGFVPGGVRKPLLPASPEQAATFVALLDAAGL; encoded by the coding sequence ATGACATCGCTGCCCTTCGGCCGGATCATCACCGCGATGGTGACGCCGTTCGCTCCCGACGGCTCCCTGAACCTGGACGAGGCGCGCCGCCTGGCCGCCCACCTGGTTGATCAGCAGGGAAACGATGCCCTGGTGATCAACGGCACCACTGGTGAGTCGCCGACCACCAGCGACGCCGAGAAGCTCGCTCTGCTGCAGGCCGTGGTGGCCGAGGTGGGGGACCGGGCCAAGGTGATCGCCGGCGTGGGCACCTTCGACACCGCGCACACCATCGAGCTCGCGGCCCAGGCCGAGCAGGCCGGGGTGGACGGGCTGCTGGTGGTCACTCCCTACTACAGCCGTCCGCCGCAGGACGCGGTGGCCGACCACTTCCTCACCGTCGCCGAGGCCACCACCACCCCGATCGTCATCTACGACATCCCGCATCGCACCGGTATCCCGGTGGAGACTCCGACCCTGATCCAGATCGCCGCCCACCCGCGGATCGTCGCGGTGAAGGACGCCAAGGGCAATCCGGTGGCCTCCTCACAGGTGATCGCGGCCACCGGCCTGGCCTACTACGCCGGCGATGACGCCATGACCCTCCCGCTGCTATCGGTGGGAGGTGTCGGCGTGGTCGGCACCTCTACTCATTTCACCGGACGGGGCACCCGAGCCCTGGTCGAGGCCTACCTGGCCGGGGACGTTCAGGGTGCCATCGAGCTGCATCAGCAGTTGCTCCCGGTGTATCAGGGCGTGTTCGCCACTCAGGGCTGTCTGCTGGTGAAGGCCGGCCTGGCCGCGCGGGGATTCGTGCCTGGCGGCGTCCGCAAGCCGCTGCTGCCGGCCAGCCCGGAGCAGGCCGCGACCTTCGTGGCGCTGCTCGACGCCGCCGGTCTCTAG
- a CDS encoding biotin/lipoyl-binding carrier protein, with amino-acid sequence MSHVVVAELVANVLSVEVVAGQQVEATQAVVVLESMKMEIPVLAEVAGKVSEIVVAPGDVVRDGDPLVVIDAP; translated from the coding sequence ATGAGTCACGTCGTGGTAGCCGAACTGGTAGCCAACGTCCTGTCGGTGGAGGTCGTCGCCGGGCAGCAGGTCGAAGCCACCCAGGCTGTGGTGGTGCTGGAGTCGATGAAGATGGAAATCCCGGTGTTGGCCGAGGTCGCCGGCAAGGTGAGTGAGATCGTCGTGGCGCCCGGCGACGTGGTTCGAGACGGCGACCCCCTGGTCGTCATCGACGCGCCGTAG
- a CDS encoding O-methyltransferase has protein sequence MNAAAKNSPRTGSLPASLAYAEAFVAESEPSRVARRKASGLGLASISGGVAAALTLLTKTLSAKAVVEIGTGTGVSGLALFAGMVADGVLTSIDSESENQAAAREAFSEAAVPSRRIRLIAGQALNVLPKLSDGAYDVVFVNGDPLEYVEYVAQAERLLRPGGLLLLHHALWEGKVADEQNSDDEPLIVREALEAVQDSGLFTAALLPVGDGLLVAVRD, from the coding sequence GTGAATGCAGCTGCCAAGAACTCGCCGCGAACCGGATCACTTCCGGCCTCGCTGGCCTACGCCGAGGCCTTCGTGGCCGAGTCAGAACCCAGCCGGGTCGCTCGCCGCAAGGCCAGCGGGCTTGGCCTGGCCAGCATCAGCGGCGGTGTGGCCGCCGCCCTCACCCTGCTCACCAAGACCCTGTCCGCGAAGGCCGTGGTCGAGATCGGCACCGGCACCGGCGTGTCCGGGCTGGCCCTGTTCGCCGGCATGGTGGCCGACGGCGTGCTGACCAGCATCGACTCCGAGTCGGAGAACCAGGCGGCAGCCCGGGAAGCGTTCAGCGAGGCCGCGGTACCGAGTCGCCGGATTCGGCTGATCGCCGGTCAGGCTCTGAACGTCCTGCCCAAGCTGAGCGACGGCGCCTACGACGTGGTCTTCGTCAACGGCGACCCGCTGGAGTACGTCGAGTACGTGGCCCAGGCCGAGCGCCTGTTGCGTCCCGGCGGCCTACTGCTCCTGCACCATGCGTTGTGGGAGGGCAAGGTGGCCGACGAGCAGAACAGCGACGACGAGCCGCTGATCGTCCGCGAGGCGCTGGAGGCCGTTCAGGACAGCGGCCTGTTCACCGCTGCTCTGCTGCCGGTGGGCGATGGCCTACTGGTCGCGGTCCGCGACTGA
- a CDS encoding MFS transporter, giving the protein MSATELQSAESTSTRAGLGPRFTAQLASTGLANLGDGILQTMAPLVALTLTTSPVAISLLSAVGWLPSLLLSIAAGVIVDRVDRRHVQVVSLVARAGVLLAAAALVAAGQLSMPLLLALVVAYGVTEVFADLGASSILPALVSTDQLATANGRVMGVQQVANSFVGAPVAGFLLVLGAGWGFGTSAALAALAAAVLWVGLRGSYRPARTNQDQAGSAMAEVKDGLRFVFRHRVIRPLVLAASLLNFAFTGYFAVFVLWVVGPGSAMGLSQAQYPLLTLGFAVGAVAGSLCTEVAQRIIGEVPLLVGSLTLSAALLVVPALWPNVWVTAGTLVLIGFVNALGNVVAQSLRQRLVPSELLGRVGGASRTLAFGLMPLGALLAGLVAELVGLVATFLTTAGFALLVCGYLAVALRTAELPGQESVADRDQ; this is encoded by the coding sequence ATGTCGGCAACCGAACTGCAGTCGGCGGAGTCGACTTCGACCCGTGCCGGTCTCGGCCCGCGGTTCACCGCCCAGCTGGCTTCCACCGGCCTGGCCAACCTGGGCGACGGCATCCTGCAGACCATGGCCCCACTGGTGGCGCTCACCTTGACCACCTCCCCGGTGGCGATCTCGCTGCTGTCGGCGGTCGGCTGGCTGCCGTCGCTGCTGCTCAGCATTGCGGCCGGAGTGATCGTGGACCGGGTCGACCGGCGCCACGTCCAGGTGGTTTCTCTGGTCGCGAGGGCCGGGGTGCTGTTGGCCGCCGCCGCGCTGGTCGCGGCCGGGCAGCTCAGCATGCCGCTGCTCCTGGCGCTGGTGGTGGCCTACGGGGTCACCGAGGTGTTCGCCGATCTCGGCGCCAGCTCGATCCTGCCGGCGCTGGTCTCCACCGATCAGCTGGCCACCGCCAACGGCCGGGTGATGGGCGTCCAGCAGGTCGCCAACAGCTTCGTCGGCGCGCCGGTGGCCGGCTTCTTGCTGGTGCTGGGGGCGGGCTGGGGCTTCGGAACGTCCGCGGCATTGGCGGCGTTGGCGGCCGCGGTGCTCTGGGTGGGGCTGCGCGGCAGCTACCGTCCGGCCCGGACGAACCAGGACCAGGCCGGCTCGGCCATGGCCGAGGTGAAGGACGGGCTGCGCTTCGTCTTCCGGCACCGAGTGATCCGTCCGCTGGTGCTCGCGGCCAGCCTGCTGAACTTCGCCTTCACCGGCTACTTCGCGGTCTTCGTGCTCTGGGTGGTGGGTCCGGGATCGGCCATGGGGCTCAGCCAGGCGCAGTACCCACTGCTGACCTTGGGCTTCGCGGTCGGGGCGGTGGCCGGCTCGCTGTGCACCGAGGTGGCCCAGCGCATCATCGGGGAGGTGCCGCTGCTGGTCGGATCGCTGACTCTCAGCGCGGCTCTGCTGGTGGTTCCGGCGCTGTGGCCGAACGTCTGGGTGACTGCCGGCACCCTGGTTCTGATCGGCTTCGTGAATGCCCTGGGCAATGTCGTGGCCCAAAGCCTGCGGCAGCGCCTGGTGCCCAGTGAGTTGCTGGGCCGGGTCGGCGGGGCCAGCCGCACGCTGGCCTTCGGACTGATGCCGCTGGGTGCGCTGCTGGCCGGGCTGGTCGCCGAACTGGTCGGCCTGGTGGCCACCTTCCTCACCACGGCCGGCTTCGCGCTGCTCGTGTGCGGCTATCTCGCCGTGGCGCTGCGCACCGCGGAGTTACCGGGCCAGGAGTCAGTCGCGGACCGCGACCAGTAG
- a CDS encoding helix-turn-helix domain-containing protein, whose product MESKPHPEVDEPTKRFAPAPAALKAFAHPLRMAMYAELGRVGSATASQLARTLGESSGQTSYHLRQLERHGFIEDDPSHAGGRERWWRPVGFEVTDSGLLNDPDTAGPTRALLESVIAERAATLSAWYSSLKPDQPDTLGLISSASMNLSAEEAEELAAQLAKVIEIYSVQARDREVSDSVRRFRVHLDVFPLAAEPGQD is encoded by the coding sequence ATGGAGAGCAAGCCCCACCCGGAAGTCGACGAGCCCACGAAGCGGTTCGCCCCCGCCCCCGCGGCACTAAAGGCCTTCGCGCACCCACTGCGGATGGCGATGTACGCCGAACTCGGACGAGTCGGCTCGGCCACCGCCAGCCAGCTGGCCCGCACCCTCGGCGAGAGCAGCGGCCAGACCAGCTACCACCTGCGTCAGCTCGAGCGGCACGGCTTCATCGAGGACGACCCCAGTCACGCCGGCGGGCGGGAACGCTGGTGGCGTCCGGTCGGCTTCGAAGTGACCGACTCGGGCCTGCTGAACGACCCGGACACGGCAGGGCCGACGCGGGCCCTGCTGGAGTCGGTGATTGCCGAGCGCGCCGCCACCCTTTCGGCGTGGTACAGCTCGCTGAAGCCCGATCAGCCCGACACCCTCGGGCTGATCTCATCGGCGAGCATGAACCTGAGTGCAGAGGAGGCCGAGGAGCTCGCCGCACAGCTGGCCAAGGTGATCGAGATCTACTCCGTCCAGGCCCGCGATCGAGAGGTGAGCGACTCCGTCCGCCGCTTCCGAGTGCACCTGGACGTCTTCCCGCTCGCCGCCGAGCCGGGCCAGGACTAG
- the glgC gene encoding glucose-1-phosphate adenylyltransferase — translation MSSGPNVLSIVLAGGEGKRLMPLTADRAKPAVPFGGTYRLIDFVLSNLVNSDLTKICVLTQYKSHSLDRHISLTWRMSVLLGSYVTSVPAQQRTGKQWYQGSADAIFQSMNLINDEDPDYVVVFGADNIYRMNVEDMVKAHIDSGMDATIAGIRVPRSEASAFGIIDATADGKINAFLEKPVDPPGLPDSPEQSFASMGNYVFTRKAFVEALNDDAESSASGHDMGGDIIPGFVSQGRAQVYDFTENNVPGATDKDRNYWRDVGSIGAYHAAHMDLVSVDPEFNLYNRRWPIWSSQAQLPGAKFTLRGTAEDSIVGAGCIISGGDVDRSVLSPNVMVDKWANIEESVIFSGCRIGRNAVVRRAILDKNVIVADGAEIGVNCEQDLARGFHVDGGITVVPKNTTVVAGN, via the coding sequence ATGAGCAGTGGCCCGAACGTCTTGTCCATCGTCCTCGCAGGTGGCGAAGGGAAGCGGTTGATGCCGTTGACCGCGGACCGGGCCAAACCTGCGGTGCCTTTCGGTGGCACTTATCGGCTGATCGACTTCGTGCTGTCGAACCTGGTGAACTCCGATCTGACCAAGATCTGCGTGCTCACCCAATACAAGTCGCACTCGCTGGACCGGCACATTTCGCTCACCTGGCGGATGTCGGTGCTGCTGGGCAGCTACGTCACCTCGGTGCCGGCGCAGCAGCGCACCGGCAAGCAGTGGTACCAGGGCAGCGCGGACGCCATCTTCCAGTCGATGAACCTGATCAACGACGAGGACCCCGACTATGTGGTGGTCTTCGGTGCCGACAACATCTATCGGATGAACGTCGAAGACATGGTGAAGGCCCACATCGACTCGGGGATGGACGCGACTATCGCCGGGATCCGGGTGCCGCGCTCGGAGGCGTCCGCCTTCGGCATCATCGACGCGACTGCGGACGGCAAGATCAACGCCTTCCTGGAGAAGCCGGTCGATCCGCCGGGGCTGCCGGACAGCCCCGAGCAGTCGTTCGCTTCGATGGGCAACTATGTCTTCACCCGCAAGGCCTTCGTCGAGGCGCTGAACGACGATGCCGAGTCCAGCGCGTCCGGTCATGACATGGGCGGCGACATCATTCCCGGCTTCGTCTCCCAGGGTCGCGCCCAGGTCTACGACTTCACCGAGAACAACGTCCCCGGTGCCACCGACAAGGACCGCAACTACTGGCGGGACGTGGGCTCGATCGGTGCTTACCACGCCGCGCACATGGACCTGGTCTCGGTCGATCCCGAGTTCAACCTCTACAACCGGCGCTGGCCGATCTGGTCCTCCCAGGCGCAGTTGCCCGGGGCGAAGTTCACCCTGCGCGGGACGGCCGAGGACTCGATCGTCGGAGCCGGCTGCATCATCTCCGGTGGTGACGTGGACCGCTCGGTGCTCTCGCCGAACGTGATGGTCGACAAGTGGGCCAACATCGAGGAGTCGGTGATCTTCTCCGGCTGCCGGATCGGCCGCAACGCGGTGGTCCGCCGGGCGATCCTGGACAAGAACGTGATCGTGGCCGACGGTGCCGAGATCGGCGTGAACTGCGAGCAGGATCTGGCTCGCGGGTTCCACGTGGACGGCGGGATCACCGTGGTCCCGAAGAACACCACGGTCGTGGCCGGGAACTGA